One genomic region from Osmerus eperlanus chromosome 6, fOsmEpe2.1, whole genome shotgun sequence encodes:
- the LOC134021941 gene encoding histone H3, whose product MARTKQTARKSTGGKAPRKQLATKAARKSAPATGGVKKPHRYRPGTVALREIRRYQKSTELLIRKLPFQRLVREIAQDFKTDLRFQSSAVMALQEASEAYLVGLFEDTNLCAIHAKRVTIMPKDIQLARRIRGERA is encoded by the coding sequence ATGGCCAGAACCAAGCAGACCGCTCGTAAATCCACCGGTGGCAAAGCCCCGAGGAAGCAGCTCGCCACCAAAGCCGCTCGTAAGAGTGCACCAGCCACCGGTGGCGTGAAGAAACCTCATCGTTACAGGCCCGGCACCGTGGCTCTGAGAGAGATTCGTCGTTACCAGAAGTCCACTGAGCTGCTTATTCGCAAGCTGCCTTTCCAACGCCTGGTGAGGGAAATCGCCCAGGACTTCAAGACTGACCTGCGTTTCCAGAGCTCCGCTGTGATGGCTCTGCAGGAGGCCAGCGAGGCTTACCTGGTCGGTCTGTTCGAGGACACCAACTTGTGCGCCATTCACGCCAAGAGGGTCACCATCATGCCCAAGGACATCCAGCTGGCCCGCCGCATCCGCGGAGAGCGCGCCTAA
- the LOC134021932 gene encoding N-lysine methyltransferase KMT5A-A-like: MAHNSFLANQHYRMRLPKVILARALMLESLIDTSETCPPPSKDDQPSEPTEKDFSTFITTFPVSTEGQPPGKRKRVAAGFPESSQYLQRQEHLLSKYIHQKPSVRKLDRQIKKQGWTANHPTPEEIRQMWKPASKLSIEGDAHTYKKTIQQNWKGLVTQDFGGEKGLRVVTTKPFAEGAVVCDYHGIITTAAEGRQMMSHNSEEDMRGLFFFRAGQTELCIDGHSPCECHGADTFGRRIKHSSKKSNLKPLHCVFNTGEGEKQAILFKAVKDIDTNTELSFDHGAKRKFFRGEGLDLKWLDE, translated from the exons ATGGCCCATAACAGTTTTCTGGCCAACCAGCATTATCGAATGCGATTGCCAAAGGTTATATTGGCCAGAGCTCTAATGCTGGAATCCTTGATTGA CACTTCAGAGACCTGCCCTCCACCAAGTAAGGACGACCAGCCTTCCGAGCCTACCGAAAAAGACttttctaccttcatcaccacaTTCCCAGTTTCCACAGAAGGCCAGCCACCAGGAAAAAGGAAGAGGGTCGCTGCAGGGTTCCCAGAATCTTCCCAGTATCTCCAGAGACAGGAACATCTGCTGT CAAAATACATCCATCAGAAACCATCAGTCAGGAAATTGGATAGGCAGATTAAGAAGCAGGGGTGGACAGCCAACCATCCAACTCCAGAAGAGATCCGGCAGATGTGGAAACCAGCCTCCAAACTGTCCATTGAGGGTGATGCTCACACTTACAAGAAAACAATTCAGCAGAATTGGAAAGGCCTGGTCACCCAAGACTTTGGTGGAGAGAAAGGGCTAA GAGTGGTTACAACCAAGCCTTTTGCCGAAGGTGCAGTTGTCTGTGATTACCATGGAATCATCACCACAGCTGCTGAGGGGAGACAAATGATGAGCCACAACTCAGAAGAAGACATGCGTGGCCTGTTTTTCTTCAGAGCTGGGCAGACGGAACTCTGCATTGATGGCCACAGTCCATGTGAGTGTCACGGAGCCGACACTTTTGGAAGAAGGATCAAGCATTCTTCGAAAAAGAGCAACCTGAAGCCACTTCACTGCGTCTTCAACACAGGAGAAGGTGAAAAGCAAGCCATCCTCTTCAAGGCTGTGAAGGACATTGACACAAACACTGAACTTTCTTTTGACCACGGTGCCAAGAGGAAGTTCTTCCGAGGAGAGGGCCTGGACCTGAAATGGCTGGATGAGTAG